The following coding sequences are from one Lolium rigidum isolate FL_2022 chromosome 6, APGP_CSIRO_Lrig_0.1, whole genome shotgun sequence window:
- the LOC124662512 gene encoding uncharacterized protein LOC124662512 yields the protein MARWDEILTLPVQNPTTLEFSAADITWSMVVGWKDSMDRLALIPFTRVNDFVRGESNNTECQTRFHVEARRRRRPTMKCKPKVDGILEYILYWCSFGPDDYRSGGAVRPSRASCGKRKTPAGRPNTKRGCVCHFIVKRLIAEPSLALVIYNHNKHVDKKGSPCHGPMDKMAIGTKAMFAPYISDELRLEVMSLLYVGIPVETIMQRHTEMVERQGGPSNRDDLLTHRFVRRLERKMRRSGYELDDDDAVSINMLVENHQDHIFFFEDFTDKDSFVLGIQTDWQLQQMIQYGNHSLLASDSKFGTNKLKYPVHSILVFDQKKNAIPVAWIITPSFSHCEMYRWMGALYDRVRTKDPTWQLGGFIIDDPLTDVRTIREVFHCPVLITIWRIRHAWHKNLLDKCSDFEKRSMMAKRLGNVISSICRGNGGMELFEAFLEDFVDCFGFLDYFKALWFPRLGAWTTVLKGTPLATAEVASAIESYHHLLKVRLLNEADESIYQRADWLFHKLGTKVHSYYWLDGFSGKDTFSRYCRSEWKNGPNQWQQGLQIPDSDIVIEDNCAIVVCQKDKERSHAIVNPGSELALCDCSWSMKGNLCKHVMKSTKVCRDRGLAPPSLALIRYYQALANVVHCPPSDSVVCDHAVAVAVSVRTQLEMVLSATNGCSPNTLAFKDPQPTSEPIIENGTCASRSLAGSDDGNEVPTNEDSDQDMYVRKKRKSGGASDEDEAATSTQVMKPSHHCQERECKEASDGDEGTAELQASDGDEGTAELQASDGDEGTAEMQASDGEETAATQIMQPSGTEGSQATPELNDSSDEVRSADRIGGT from the exons ATGGCTAGGTGGGATGAAATTTTGACTCTTCCTGTTCAGAATCCAACTACGTTAGAGTTTTCAGCAGCAGATATCACGTGGTCTATGGTCGTGGGCTGGAAGGACTCGATGGACAGGCTTGCACTCATTCCATTTACCAGGGTGAATGACTTTGTCAGAGGAGAGTCAAACAACACAGAATGTCAAACACGATTTCATGTTGAAGCACGCAGAAGGCGTCGTCCAACCATGAAATGCAAACCAAAAGTTGATGGGATACTCGAGTATATTCT GTATTGGTGCTCTTTTGGTCCAGATGATTATAGAAGTGGTGGTGCTGTCCGTCCTAGCAGGGCCTCTTGTGGAAAGAGGAAAACACCTGCTGGTCGTCCTAATACAAAAAGGGGATGTGTTTGCCATTTTATTGTGAAGCGTTTGATTGCTGAACCATCACTGGCTCTTGTGATTTATAACCACAATAAGCATGTAGATAAAAAAGGCTCACCCTGCCATGGTCCCATGGACAAGATGGCTATAGGGACGAAAGCAATGTTTGCACCCTACATATCTGATGAATTACGTCTTGAAGTTATGTCTTTGCTCTATGTTGGTATTCCTGTTGAGACCATAATGCAGAGACATACTGAAATGGTTGAAAGGCAAGGAGGGCCGTCAAACCGTGATGATCTTCTTACTCACAGATTTGTTAGGAGGCTGGAGAGGAAAATGCGGCGTTCTGGTTATGAACTTGATGACGATGATGCTGTTagtattaacatgttggttgagAATCACCAGGACCACATATTTTTCTTTGAAGATTTTACAGACAAGGATAGCTTTGTCTTGGGCATTCAGACAGATTGGCAGCTACAGCAGATGATTCAGTATGGCAACCACAGTTTACTTGCTTCTGATTCAAAGTTTGGAACAAACAAGTTGAAG TATCCTGTACATAGTATCCTTGTTTTCGACCAGAAGAAAAATGCGATTCCTGTTGCTTGGATCATAACTCCCAGTTTTTCACATTGTGAAATGTATAGATGGATGGGTGCTCTTTATGACCGGGTCCGCACAAAAGATCCGACATGGCAGTTGGGTGGCTTCATTATTGATGATCCCTTGACAGATGTGCGCACTATAAG ggaagtgttccattgcCCGGTTTTGATTACCATATGGCGTATCCGGCATGCTTGGCATAAAAATTTGCTGGACAAGTGTTCAGACTTTGAGAAGCGTTCAATGATGGCTAAACGACTTGGGAATGTAATATCCAGTATCTGCAGAGGAAATGGTGGTATGGAATTGTTTGAAGCCTTCCTGGAAGATTTTGTTGATTGCTTTGGTTTTCTGGACTACTTCAAAGCTCTATGGTTTCCAAGACTTG GGGCATGGACAACTGTCTTGAAGGGCACCCCATTGGCTACTGCTGAGGTAGCTTCAGCAATCGAGAGTTACCATCACCTGCTAAAAGTCCGGCTGTTGAATGAGGCAGATGAAAGCATCTATCAGCGTGCAGATTGGTTATTTCATAAGTTGGGTACAAAGGTTCATTCTTACTACTGGTTGGATGGATTTTCTGGGAAGGACACCTTTTCTCGTTACTGTAGGAGTGAGTGGAAAAATGGCCCAAACCAATGGCAACAGGGATTGCAAATTCCAGATTCTGATATTGTCATAGAAGATAATTGTGCTATAGTGGTCTGCcagaaagataaggagaggtcccATGCCATAGTGAACCCAGGTTCTGAGCTTGCGTTGTGTGATTGTAGCTGGTCAATGAAGGGAAACCTTTGCAAACATGTAATGAAGTCCACTAAGGTTTGCCGCGACAGGGGATTGGCACCACCATCCTTGGCTCTAATTCGCTATTACCAGGCACTGGCAAATGTTGTTCATTGCCCACCCAGTGACTCTGTGGTTTGTGACCATGCAGTTGCTGTGGCAGTTTCTGTTAGAACACAGTTAGAGATGGTACTTAGCGCAACTAATGGTTGTTCTCCAAATACATTGGCTTTCAAGGACCCCCAACCCACCAGTGAGCCCATAATTGAAAACGGTACATGTGCAAGTCGATCTCTGGCTGGCTCGGATGACGGCAATGAAGTTCCCACCAATGAAGACAGTGATCAGGACATGTATGTTCGCAAGAAAAGAAAGTCTGGTGGAGCGTCGGATGAGGATGAAGCTGCTACATCTACGCAAGTCATGAAGCCTTCTCatcactgtcaggaaagagaatGCAAAGAAGCTTCTGATGGTGATGAAGGAACTGCGGAGCTGCAAGCTTCTGATGGTGATGAAGGAACTGCGGAGCTGCAAGCTTCTGATGGTGATGAAGGAACCGCAGAGATGCAAGCTTCTGATGGTGAAGAAACCGCAGCGACACAAATCATGCAACCTTCTGGAACTGAAGGCAGTCAAGCAACTCCTGAACTGAATGATTCTTCAGATGAGGTTAGATCAGCTGATCGGATAGGTGGAACATGA
- the LOC124662723 gene encoding probable leucine-rich repeat receptor-like protein kinase At1g35710: protein MKHLYPVGLFMLSCTCLQLSAAAPARVGISREAEALVNWKASLAGANKSLRSWSLANSTSLCRWWHVSCDLAGHIRKLDLDDTSLNGTLDRFDFSAFPHLKILILSQTGLHGTIPAGIGNLTSLVELDISSCPYLRGVIPRSIFQLKHLAVLRLIDLGLDDMLPEEIGNLTNLQELDLSMVTLTGSIPQTIGMLVKLQVLSLVGNNLTGSIPMEIGNMTKLQTIYLQHNNLEGQLPENQLLGHIFPGIWNSSLLRSVDIANNNFSGMFPSSICVGGALTWIGAGYNGFTGLHHQTFQNCTTLQIVDFTANNIVAELRDCNNFSGTIPSWLSMSLPKLNFLRLSSNIFDGIIPHQILQFRQLQVLDLSKNKLTGPVPDDFTNFTGMADSIYQYHNGYRVQIHIVWKNVDYVYDLMIAAMAGIDLSGNSLSQEIPDGLTTLLGLRYLNLSGNYLSGRIPKGIGNLVLLESLDLSRNQLSGEIPPSFLSLKSMSTLNLSNNELSGRIPMGNQLQTLVDPSIYSNNPGLCGFPLNDCMNSSTPDQNETGQAEDREALWLYCFVAAGFIFGFWLYWGMILFRSETWRCVFHQHVDDMEGKTTKKIYRCMP, encoded by the exons ATGAAGCACCTATATCCTGTAGGCCTCTTCATGCTCTCTTGCACTTGTCTCCAACTATCTGCTGCTGCGCCGGCGAGAGTGGGCATCTCACGTGAAGCTGAAGCACTTGTGAATTGGAAGGCTAGCTTGGCTGGTGCCAACAAGTCCCTTAGATCATGGTCATTGGCCAACTCCACCAGCCTTTGCAGGTGGTGGCACGTCAGCTGCGACTTGGCTGGGCACATCAGAAAGCTCGACCTTGATGATACAAGTCTGAACGGTACACTTGACAGGTTCGACTTCTCGGCCTTTCCGCACCTAAAGATTCTCATTCTGTCCCAGACGGGTCTACACGGTACAATTCCAGCAGGTATTGGCAACCTGACAAGCTTGGTCGAGTTGGACATCAGCTCCTGTCCATATTTGAGGGGTGTCATTCCACGTAGCATTTTCCAGCTGAAGCACCTTGCTGTACTGCGACTGATAGACTTGGGGCTCGATGACATGCTACCTGAAGAGATTGGTAACTTGACGAACTTGCAGGAGCTCGACCTTAGTATGGTTACATTGACTGGATCAATCCCACAAACAATTGGGATGCTCGTGAAGCTCCAAGTGCTGAGCCTTGTAGGCAACAATTTGACAGGAAGCATCCCAATGGAGATCGGAAACATGACAAAACTTCAAACCATATACCTTCAGCATAACAATTTGGAAGGGCAGCTACCAG AAAATCAGCTGTTAGGTCACATCTTCCCTGGGATTTGGAATAGCAGCCTCCTTCGATCAGTCGACATTGCAAACAACAACTTCTCTGGGATGTTCCCATCATCCATTTGCGTAGGAGGAGCGCTGACTTGGATCGGTGCTGGATACAATGGATTTACTGGCCTTCACCATCAGACATTTCAAAACTGCACAACCCTCCAAATCGTTGACTTCACAGCAAACAACATTGTTGCAGAGCTGAGGGACT GCAATAATTTCTCTGGCACAATACCTTCTTGGTTAAGCATGAGTTTACCTAAACTCAACTTTCTTCGATTGTCATCGAACATCTTTGATGGTATCATACCCCATCAGATATTACAATTTCGCCAACTCCAGGTATTGGACTTGTCAAAAAACAAGCTCACCGGACCGGTGCCAGATGATTTTACAAATTTCACCGGCATGGCAGACTCCATATACCAATACCACAATGGTTATCGAGTGCAGATTCATATAGTTTGGAAGAATGTGGATTATGTTTACGATCTGATGATAGCAGCCATGGCAGGTATCGATTTATCTGGTAACTCTCTTTCGCAAGAGATCCCAGATGGTCTCACAACCCTGCTTGGTCTCAGGTACCTGAACTTATCAGGAAATTATCTGTCAGGTCGTATTCCCAAAGGTATTGGCAATTTGGTACTGCTGGAATCACTGGATCTTTCTCGGAACCAACTCTCGGGTGAAATTCCTCCAAGCTTTCTAAGTTTGAAGAGCATGAGCACTCTGAACCTCTCAAACAATGAGTTATCAGGGAGGATACCTATGGGCAATCAGCTGCAGACCCTCGTAGATCCATCGATATACAGCAATAATCCAGGGCTATGTGGTTTCCCGTTGAACGACTGCATGAACTCGTCGACACCGGATCAAAATGAAACGGGTCAGGCCGAAGATAGGGAAGCACTGTGGCTGTATTGCTTTGTGGCTGCTGGGTTCATCTTTGGGTTCTGGCTGTACTGGGGCATGATCTTGTTTCGCAGCGAG ACATGGAGATGTGTGTTCCATCAGCATGTAGACGATATGGAAGGGAAGACAACCAAGAAAATATATAGATGCATgccgtaa